From the genome of Diabrotica virgifera virgifera chromosome 8, PGI_DIABVI_V3a:
ttacatatttCTATCAGCAAATTAATCAAAAGCAGTGGTCAGATtagatatacagtggaacctcgataactcggattaatcgggaccactgccgatccgggttagcccgagatatggtaaaaattaataaaatatggtatacagtagactcccgtaagttgaGCCTCGGTGAGTTCGGTCTCCGCTTAGTCCAGCCAGCTCTCTGAGCATTAGTCACACACTTTGCACATCAAAAatcattagaaaagaaaattcagaaaaaaaattactgacttttttttaagtgtttaagaagccaaaccaccaatgtgcaataatatttttaaattttattaggtcTAGAGTTCTGTAAGTattgttttatagtatttttgtaaCTGTCTATCTTTTCATATTATGTTAAATATATGCCAGAatattcctctgtgttgtcttgtacttaatgtacaagtgttttgttttttctagatccatacaaacaataaatgggcattttttagataagcatcggttagttcggcctagggtccggtcacgaggtggccgaacttacgggagtctactgtacttacagataaactccgttataattaaaGTAACATGAAATATaaatgcacagtacacatctaaatatTCTATCATTACGTTtagttgtatagagtattgttcatttcttggtaaaaaattctATTTAAAACTCTATAGCAATTGGTTTTAAAGATTCGCATTTATAAacctacctaatgcttctagtttcttttccattgtcactacaacatttttacgttttgttgccattacgtagacaaaaaaacacgcaaacacaaacttATCTGAAGCACAATTACagaatggaagcgaacaatatgACAATACTACACAATAGGGTCACAATCAGAACGATGTTatattatttaagaacagtggagactacGACCATTATCTAAAAGAGAATATTTTAAATAGTCTttagtattttttaaacaatgctaagacagtttgaaataaataaaggaatacagaatacaggtgcctgttgtttccgaaaatccgagacaatgaacgtcgctctgctgctgtgtgccatgagtcatttttactatcgtatagttcaaattacacaaattcACATTATCTcttattacatacatttttatagttaaaatgtttgtctgatgaaaattgATCCaggttatcggggttccactatACCTGAATAAAAGACTGTCTCAGGAAGATCATTACTTCCCTGGTATATTAGAGACTCTAGAGTGGGGAGTGTGTTTATAATTCTATAGATTTATTACTTCGGAATTACATGGGTAAAATTCTATTATAAAATAAATCCATACTTTTAATGTTACTTTTATATTCTAAAAGCTAGACTTATacataaattatattaataaattcCTTGCTCTAGATGCTCCTTCCTCTTTTCTTTGCCTCTTAAAATGGCATGTTTAAAAACTTTACAATATAATTCAACAGCTGAAGGAGAATCGTCATTGCCAGGTACAGGGTATGTTATTAAATTAGGATTACAATTGGAATCTACAACACCAATAGTAGTTATCAACATTTTAGCAGAATCTTTAACCGCAGTGTGTTGTACTAAGACATTGTTCAGCGTACTGAAAAAAATACATAGATCTGGTAGTCGAGTAATAGAACCAAACTGTTTTGTGGAATTAGTAAATATTCCTCCTCTCCAAAACCTTGTGTGGGCAAATTCTTTACATTCTAACGCTGTTCGCTCTACTAAATGGGCATTTTGTGCTCCTTTGTAGAAAAACAGAATAACTCCATCTTTATAAGCTATATGAGCTGCGACATTCAATGCTTTCCTTAAATATTCAGCTGTCTGATCTAAATCGAAAATAATATGTCCCAATCGACTGCCATATACATAGGGAAGCATTCTTTCGTCTAGAGATCCATCTTTGTGGCCATAATGAACTCTTGCGTCAAACAAATCCTTAACAGTAAACAAATTGTGGACATTGAAATAATCTGGATGTTTTAACACTTCTTCCCTCATACATTTTGTTGCTGAAACAAAATTTTAGGTAGGTTAAAGTAATTTTACAAGAGGCTCAACTTACTGTTTTCTTCCGGTACAATTTGTTGTTGCTTGACTTGAGTTGAGCTACAAAGTTTCCTTAAATTTACGTATGTTGATTTCGGAATTcgatttaacatttttttaaatttagtttaaaactaaataataaatttactaaaaaaaggAGGTTAAATATGATTAATTAAAAGAAGAATTGACTAACTGATTTTGTGTACATCCCGAAATCCGGCTGAAaataaacttttatatttttatttatatcattaaagcaatgtctgactaaattgcaccaagaaataaaatataaagttaatataTCAGTACATaatagaataaattattaaaaaagtgtATTGTAAAAGTGAAATATAGGTTTGACATTGACAGTTCATAGTTATATAACAAAAAAGAAGAACGTATATCAATCTGTTAAGGGAAATGCGctcaaattttttgttaatcAAAACATTACAAAAGAATTCATTGTTTATATGAGAGTTCTTACAATGTCCGTTTTAAATTCTTGCATTATTAAACAACCCTTCAAGATAATTGAAGTTCCCCTAGCTAAATTTTCTGAAGAGATCATCCCCCATCATCAAAGTGTCTATGAACAATACAAAGGAACTATCAGAAAAGTAAGTATAtagtaccatttttatttaatcattTTTGCACTCTTAAAATAGTTATAAGGTCAAAGATTATTTTCACAGTAACacatatttatttgtttaaatataGACTGTCATTTTGCAAAAAAAGACACAGTAGATAAAATAGTAATTAGTCAAGTAATGTGCCACAGCTCTTAAAAATTTCTGTTACACAGAAGCCTTCAGAACTCGTTTCCTTTTCTGTTAACACATTTGGGGCCCATCTTGAACAAGGGCCGCTTGACTGGTaccacatacttaaatcgttAATTTAGTAACACAGTACTACTAATGCCACTTATGCATCATCGGTACCTTTGCTAAAACTTTCATGACGCTACTTGTGTGTAAAAATgtgttaaaaaaatgaataataccAATATTTTCTGAATGTGTGAAccttttctcaatattgtttGAGACCATAGCAAGTGTTAAAATACTCTTAAAGGCCCCCTACTAAAAGGGCAATTGAGAATGGCACAGTACTTAGAACCTTTGTGATGCTTTGTTATCTATGGGAATTCTAATTTCAAAAGTGAACAATATCACTTTGACCTCACTTTTGCAGAAATGTTGGAAACATTCTCCATGGAAGTaccttaagaaaaaaatatatcgaGGTTTGCTACAATGAAACTATAAGGAAAATTGTTGCAGAAAACTCGATTTATTTTATAGTTAACGTAAGTACTGATTCACCGGGTTGCTGTTTGACGCATTTAATGATAGGGATTTTACATAATGATGTAAAAATAAATGTTACCCTATTGcgggggtcaccaattagtttccctgagggtccgtttcgaaaccctatgacacttccggggtccagATTTAATGCTGCCTGTGACTAGTTagtttgattcggtttctttgcggattcttgttgaaaaatatcccctataaacaagtcagaagggtgccgggcgaaatttttgggcagaaattgtgtcaaaattttttttaacaaattcaaaagatcaccATTTTTGCcccccgaaaatatgttttaagcatttttgaatcatcttaaacaaaaaagatttgtCATTTTATCAAAACTTGAGTTTTCAAGCATCAAAAATGcgcatttttcagatattaaatcgtttataactcgaaaactatcaacttttcagaaatataacaaaagaccttttttgtttaaaattacccAAGTAACAGACAAATACATTTTTCAAGGCAAAAAGgtaatttgaatttgtttaaaaacatttttcGCCCGGcatccttctgatttgtttaaaggggacatttttgaacaggaatccgcaaagaaatcaagtcagaaacatttttcatacgaatgTGGCCTCACTTATGTTATGGACTAATacggaaaggaaaactaataatatctgattgtttttttgGTCACTGTAGACTTAAAGCTGTCCTGGTACagtaaataaaatacaaattaatTGTGTATTGTTCTGAtattattatcagtatattttgaacacagcagtattgtaaattattgttacgaagaatattttaaaagttaggaatttatattttgaatgctaatgaagttttttgACATCTTCAGTTTTGTACATAGTTATTAACTTTCTTTAAATCCAGCAATCCAGTTATTGAAACTgggaatttaaaataataatcataGTATGTATTacaaaatggtaattaacatgttatcttttctacattcgTTTCAATGCAGGCTGTTTGTTgaaaacttattaaatctgaaaattattttaattaaatgcacagcTGAAAAGTACTCCCACTTAACATATGaggaggaaatgaatataaaaaaacgcacatgacaattttatattacagtttaCCTTAATTCAAAATTATGATTATATTAAGTATAACAGTAAGGGaaaaaactctttacaaaattaaatcaTCGGAGAGAAAAATTACTTTCTTGTTATGTACAACGTCTGAAGTTTAGACAGTTTAGAGTGAGTTTAGCGCAACTGATTCTCATTatggagttgagatattcatctgttaactgagatctgtaccgatttttaataaagttctttcttgataaagcggcttcgcacacataagttgagccaaacctagtacacaatttcatagccaaacattttcaaaattgtcaaACACTAGGTAtaatattctgaatttaatggcggtccgcacaaaactagcccagGAACGGATGcagaccgcggtccgctaattggtgacccctgccctATTGCGTCAAAGCAATTGGAGAAAACCAAGAATTTGACCATAACACGTTTTGTTAAAGATGAGTTGTCCCATTTTTGTTCTACTGAAAAGTATACCATGGTATAAAGTTTTATTGTTCTTAAGCAACAATGCCAAGCTATATGATAGAGGTGCTTTGTTCTGTGCCAGAACTTTGTTTCTATAGCATTCTAAGCAATTTAATTCATGTAACATGTCTAGCTTATGGGCTTAACATTGTCACAGTAGAAATAAGAAGAAATTTTCCAATATCAATGATTTGATAATGTCAAAAAGTGTTTATAAAATTGCCATTACTAGTTCAGTTTTACAAAGAATGTCTGGGTAATATTCCATTGCCCCCTTTCCTGTTAATCACGAGATGGGGCACTTTGTTAGAAGCAAAATTGTGGAAAAAGAGTGGAGTATTTTCAATCAATAAAAAGTGTTATTACAGAACTAACAGATTCCACTTCAGTAGCTCTGGAGGAATGTAAATGCCTTGTCCAATTATCAAATTTACCTCAAATTCTTGCATACatattagctttaattttaaatttcttgttgacataaaaaaaacttgaaaaacaatATTTGGCTATTGTAAATCAGGTGATTTGATCAATCATCTTGAGGAATCTTTTTGTATGGTTAAAGGAAGCATAGGCATAAGTTTAGGAAATAAATTGCAATATtgttttaagcaaaaactgaagATTTTCTATTTTGGAAAAAGTTGCGAAAATTCATCAAGGTTCCAGACATTCATCAAGGTACAAGGTACATACATATaagctttaattttaaatttcttgttgaggacataaaaaaaacttgaaaaacaatATTTGGCTATTGTGAATCAGGTGATTTGATCAATCATCTTAAGGAATCTTTTTGTATGGTTAAAGGAAGCATAGGCATAAGTTTAGGAAATAAATTGCAATGTtgttttaagcaaaaactgaagATTTTCTATTTTGGAAAAAGTTGCGAAAATTCATCAAGGTTCCAGACATTCATCAAGGTACATATGTACCAGATCTTTAACTACTGCCTTCCAACATAAACAAGTTTAAAAATAGAtagaaagaatattttaattgcaaattttgaaaaacaaattattgtcaaTTGTTTTGATAATGATAACACTAATTTATGAAATTGAATATCTACTATAAATATGTATGGTTACTgtatttcttaaaatattgttgttgtgtatatattaaaataaataaatgtcaaaattgTATTTCAATCCTACTcccaaaaaaatataactttttaaagatTAACAGGAAGACAATTTagattattattttatgaattgGTGTTtaaatgcaaaatttattaacaaaatgatAATTGAATGGGTCCACCGAATAACGTTGTAAGCACCATATTActcgtttttaaaaaaatggaataaAAAGTTTTCAAATTATAATAATGGCAAACttatacattttaagggttaGTAATACAGTTTGTAAATACAAATTACAAACTGTACTATTCGTTGCAAGATATTTCGGATTTAATCGTAGttttagtttaattttaattttgatttaatttagatttagtttaattttgatttaattaattttaataaaattgaacCTAATGTAACAAAAGACTAAGGGTGACTATTCGTTAAAGCATTAAGTGAGTACAGTCATTTTGTGCTAgatatcggcccagtctcttaatctggggaattccatccgaattatcttgcaacggatagtattAGCTACTCACCTGTAAAATGTATAAGCTCACTATTTTAAATCACAAatttaaaataacaattttaaaactttttcttcttctcaAACTTCTCAAAATGTGGCACTTAAAATTTtatgcacatttttttattacataataatgttcagttttgttataaatgagatttccaaaatttcactcctcaaaaactcataataacttaaaagtacaaatttaaaatctgtgtatttaaatcatttcaaacgaCCCAAAAAGCATGCGAACACTTGTGACTTCAcatcattatattttataatgatATTAATTTATTGTAtgtcattataataatatattatatgtcTTAACAAAAACATTCAAATTTTAGTCAGAAATAGGAACTTTCAAAATACTTATAAAACTGAGTGTCATAACAAATGCCAAACCTAATGAATTAATGACGAGGACATCAAATACTATAATGATAACATCACGACCAATGAGGGCGCGTTTTGGGCTGCccgctataatttgaattttctctcaATTTTAATCATCTTtcggggccaaacgaaagacaaacaaattttttttctttgatatatgttttaaattatgttctattAAATCTATGTTCTTTTAAATTATGTCTTAAATTATGTAGctcctttattatttaacctttatacagcggatatacctgaaacaaaatcgagaaaattcgcttatgcagacgacctggccattggcttccaagataatagtaaggaagctggagaacgagctctaaacgaggacctaactacacttagtaactactttaagaactggcgcttacgtcctaacacaagcaaaactgaaacctgtctctttcatctgtcgaatcaacttgcgggcgataccctcaatgtaactctaaatgatgcagctatcaaacataacaacaaccccaaatatctaggcatcacacttgatagaacactcaccttcaaaagccatcttacaaacgcagccggtaaactgagaacaagaaacaatataataacaaaacttgctggaacaacttggggtgcttctgcagatactcttcggacctctgctctagctttggttttttcagtggcagaatattgtgcaccagtatggttaaatagtgcacatacaaacaaaatcgatgtccaacttaatcaaaccatgagaataatcactggaacaataaaatcaaccccagtgagatggctgcctactttgagcaatattgctccaccagatctactccgtacagcagcattagtgagagagtatcagaaaattgtagccaacatacaattaccaatccatcaagacgtaccagacatctcaaaagagcaccagcgactgaggtctagaaatcctccaatcagaactgcccgaacaattggtgattcctatgatatacaaaggcaatggtccacaagatggatgccaacaatagcagcagactatattcagatatccatcccaacccagggtttcatcggatcgggtctgccccggcccacctgggcgaggcttaatcgcatacgtaccggacatggtaaatgtgctgattctctgttcaaatggggtcgtgcaGAAAGTCCACAGTGTGATTGTGGATCGCctagacagaccataagtcattgtgtttcagattgcctaaatcgtgcctaccgtggaaacctccaggactttgtggaatgctccccagatgcaattgaatggctatgtaaattggacattaatatttagattcattcattatgttttggtgtttgaataatatatattatatttgtgtatttatcgtactgaaaaagtccatacgctaaataaaaaataaataaataaaattatgttctattctgatttatagcatttttttccaatttaaaattttatgcaagttccctattattgtctgaatatttgcatatattatgcataattttaaaaaatttgtgggtGTTTCTGTTGCATATATTCCAGTTTCTACTTTTCATGATAAAGGAGACCTAGGTCATTTTGTTTCCAATGTAACATCTAAAGTTTGAATAAAGAAATATTTTGCATTTTATGCTCCTCAATAAGTCCTTAGGGAgagttcaagtattacgtaatgcgatttttgaccccccccacgtaacgcactctaatgggcgtttcAAAAAAATACTGTTGCTCTATttgcggtgtgcaagtacttggaagggaattgagaaacaatcgtgcgcgaatagcggagaagtattgcaactttcttaaataattcatattgtcaattgaaattgtcaaattgacgtacatttcatatctcctgacattgaagaaaaaaaattatatgttgcttcacaatattgatatgatatgcaattattatataaaggtaaatttaattaattgtattttgcttgcagtactgcattttagtaactaattttatttactacatacaattgtttacgttttaataacataacctgaatcttattttttcttcttattattttttttgactatggccttgacaattatccagtaaccaggactaatataatttgccaatataattaaaagtgcgaataaagttgcagagcgtataAATAgatgtcgctttgccgaacttgcacggtcccaatacaatATTTACACAATTTATTTTATAGCTTATGTCAGCCAGTGATCATGCCCACTTGAAGAGAGAGATCAAAGAGAAAAAAAGGAATGTTAGACAATTAAGAGATCTCATGTATGAATTAGACACATTAAGGACACAAGTAGAAGATGAAGACTTAGATAAATTTGATATAAAGACATTATCATTAaggaaaattattttaaatttaattagcGGATATTCAGGTAAGTCAGAAGGGCTCTTCCATTTCTAATACTTTACTTTGGTTCTATCATCTTTTTAATATCacatttttctattttaatatcACCTTTTCTGACCATTCTTGTATATTCACTGAAGATCTCCTCTCTTGAAAACAAAATTAACCTGCCTGTTCGATTTTCCATACTATTTATAAGAATTAAAATATTAACTAAGGAAAGTTTTCAATTTGTTACTCTGCATATTATTTGATATTTTCTAGAGTTAGAAAAGGCAGTTAATCAGATTACATCTAGTCAATCAAATGAAGAATCAGAAAAAGAAAACGCTGGACCTTTCGATGGAGCGGCCCAGATACAGATCCAAGAAAATATGGACGAACTTAGGTTGAAACAGAAAGAAGAACAGATGAATAGAGTGGAAAATATCAACAGAGATGTCGAAGACCTGCATGAAATTTACAAAAATCTCAACGAAATGGTAGATAATCAAGCTGATCTTGTTAATCAGATCGCTAATGATGTGGATAGTGCACAAGAAAATGTTGAATCTGGATCGAAAGAGTTGGCCAAAGCCCATAAGTAAGTTTTTGttataatttagtttttcataCAATGCATTACTaagtataattttaattttaaatcaaaatttttcattatcgTCACCAGCTCGACAATCCTTTGTGTTCTTTTTCTCGCTTTTATCTCATTAGCTGCCTATATTACCTACTTTTTTCTGCTTGTCATGTCCTCTGTCGTTAATATGTCGTATTCATTATTTCTGTTTGTTGTTTAATGAAGAAAcaacattcttcatcaaaccatggttatttagttctttttaaatttggtctttttgttattttttaaatcttaaGTCTTATTTTTCAGTTATTGGACCTTTTTCTTTTTTGATGTAGTATGAGATTCTTTCTCATATTTTACTTTCCATTAGGTAGTGATCTCAGTTTACGTTGATACCTCGTCTACTATGCAAATTTATTACATCtgtttaaggggaaaggcgcaaaatgtcgactgtcaaaattttcaatgtgtttcaaatgtattcattttttttaatcctgagaaaactaagaagtatttttgaaaaatttaaacgcagaatgaaagattacagcattaccgagggccgaaaaccCCTTAGAATAAATATAAAGTTTCTTTTTAATGTCACAAATTTGCAAttcaaaatcacactaaattttctcttttattttcatccgtgtaacttattaaaataaacattatagaagtttttaggaaCTTTCtaccctcagtaataatgtaatctgtcatactacgtttaaatttttcaaaaatatttattagttttctcaggattcgaaaaaaatgaatacatttaacacattgaacattttgacaggcgacattttgcgcctatgcccttaatgtCTGAAGTCAATAATAACTCATCATCCTTCATTTATAAATTGATTATTGAATCAttaatttttacaaatttttttcatTTCGGAAATTCATCTTCCACTTCAggtaaaataaaacaaatattgtTACGTGTCATATTATAAATATTAAGTAATAAAATTAGAGAATGAGAATTTCTAACATCAATATCTTTGTTTGATATCCATAAAAGACAAAGAGTATATTATGTAACAAAATAAATGTTCTAAAAGACATCTAGAACCGTCTAGCTTTAATATGTTATCtactaaatttttatatttttatataaataaaccaTTTATACCTGGTGTCCTTTCGACATATATTCGACTGTCCTGCTTCTTTTGGTGTACGTATTGGCTCAATATATGACATGCAACGATAAATATTTTGCTTTTACTTCAGCTAATCTCCATTTCCATTAACACACACTAAATCATAATAACCTCCGGGTTAAATCTAACCCTGACGAGAGGCTTTTTAACTTTGTAGATTAAAAGCAGTGGCGTATCCAGTTACAGGGGCTTTTCTAGGTGGCATGATTGGTGGGCCCATTGGCCTCGTCGCAGGTCTCAAGATAGGCGGCGTAGCTGCGGTGACATGCGCAATAGCTGGCTACACTGGTGGTAGGTGGTTCAAGAAGAAGAATCTCGAAGAGATCACACAAGAAACCGAGCCGGTGACGGAACAAGACGGAGAGGGCGATAAAAAGGACATTTGACGGTGTTATTTATGttaggtttttatttattttgtatttgacGAAGGTTTTATATGAAATATTCATACGAAAATGACTGAATGATGTTGTATAGATGCTTTTTGGCATTTTACGACGGTGTTTTGGGGTTGACTTTTAAGCATGAAATATTGTAATATTTAGTTGtatataaaaacaatgttttgctttataatataaagattaatacacacaccggcaaaattaacggaacaccttaaaaatgggacattttagatgtctcgaatttcctaaaccagttgtccgacTTGAgagattttttagtatgttatagccttattatttaagaatatcaatataataatattgttgcctagacaggtaaatgtcattttataccgggtgtaacaatcatactgtgttttatGATAtaggaatattctagcatatataaaatattgaaattaaaactcagttgtagccttaggctttcttaacattttgttttttaattcattcgcttatgttcaataataaaagagatataaTGTACTTTTatatattacaaatgaggtatgctatttggtcttgatcaatatcattccaaataTCAAGAGTTACTGTTTCTACCTCTGGTAAAGTTCTAGGAGATAgcaaacgctgtcgtagtctCCTGCCAATTATGTcacacaatagggaacttgcataaatttttaaattcgaaaaaaatgttataaatcacaacacaacataatttaaaacatgtatcaaagataaaaaagttttgtttgtctttcgtttggcccctagagacgattaaaaattcaaattaaaacaggtggtccaaaacgcttcgtgacgtcacttggttttacatttacatttttccaataaagtaaacagaattttaaattagacgttataaacgtcagtagaaaatacatttatgtgacgttacaagtgtttttgatcgtttgaactattcatagaaaaattcgtacttttacaaaatggttttattttcaatagtaaaccttcgttcctttccttcaaaaacagtataaaactacaattttaacaaactggtatatattattacaatggcatacgataaatgtcattagaatataaatatttttgacttattccacgacgatgagcttgccaaatacccaagtaggtggaggccaataaactaaagaaggagaagaagaatatacctaaatataaggttgtgtctaggtatacgttaccgtgtacgcaaataaaaaagttagagtgtcagtgatttcttatttgtttagtgtttgtttttaaattaactacggagtgtggacaattatttagttcttttaatgagtttaagaacactttaaaacagtacgaaaaagataagagactataaattaatatatatatatatatatatatatatatatatatatatatatatatatatatatatatatttttagttataaatgatgTACTACCGTATGATGTACATACTTTTAGTATGTactaccgtaaaagattaaaataaaaagaagacctaaagctttcacaataataattaacttgttctgaagctattatccttgtggcatttttgtaatcaactatgctaaatgggaactaagcgacaatttaaccaaaaaatgattttattaacgtttcgacgtctaaatcggacgtcgttttcaaaatacaaaatattattaaattaaacaaaaatggtgttgcttagtaaaaaatttttctaat
Proteins encoded in this window:
- the LOC114341791 gene encoding 28S ribosomal protein S2, mitochondrial translates to MLNRIPKSTYVNLRKLCSSTQVKQQQIVPEENTTKCMREEVLKHPDYFNVHNLFTVKDLFDARVHYGHKDGSLDERMLPYVYGSRLGHIIFDLDQTAEYLRKALNVAAHIAYKDGVILFFYKGAQNAHLVERTALECKEFAHTRFWRGGIFTNSTKQFGSITRLPDLCIFFSTLNNVLVQHTAVKDSAKMLITTIGVVDSNCNPNLITYPVPGNDDSPSAVELYCKVFKHAILRGKEKRKEHLEQGIY
- the LOC114341781 gene encoding syntaxin-17, whose product is MRVLTMSVLNSCIIKQPFKIIEVPLAKFSEEIIPHHQSVYEQYKGTIRKLMSASDHAHLKREIKEKKRNVRQLRDLMYELDTLRTQVEDEDLDKFDIKTLSLRKIILNLISGYSELEKAVNQITSSQSNEESEKENAGPFDGAAQIQIQENMDELRLKQKEEQMNRVENINRDVEDLHEIYKNLNEMVDNQADLVNQIANDVDSAQENVESGSKELAKAHKLKAVAYPVTGAFLGGMIGGPIGLVAGLKIGGVAAVTCAIAGYTGGRWFKKKNLEEITQETEPVTEQDGEGDKKDI